The Primulina eburnea isolate SZY01 chromosome 6, ASM2296580v1, whole genome shotgun sequence genome contains a region encoding:
- the LOC140833849 gene encoding folate-biopterin transporter 1, chloroplastic isoform X1: MVYFVQGVLGLSRLAVSFYLKDDLHLDPAETAVISGVSSLPWLVKPLYGFISDSIPLFGYRRRSYLVLSGLLGALSWVLMATFVDSKYGVAFCILLGSLSVAFSDVVVDSMIVERARGESQSTSGSLQSLCWGSSAFGGIVSSYFSGSLVGTYGVRFVFGLTAVLPLITSAVAVLVKEQPVLGSARGESSGFVQTSKHSMIQLWDTVKQPNVFLPTVFIFLWQATPHSDSAMFYFTTNRLGFTPEFLGRVKLVTSVASLVGVGLYNGFLKSVPLRNIFLATTLIGTALGMTQVFLVTGLNRQFGISDEWFAIGDSLILTVLGQASFMPVLVLAAKLCPEGVEATLFATLMSICNGGSVVGGLMGAGLTQLFGVTKDSFDNLAPLIILCNLSSLLPLPLLGLLPQDAPDADAKENSDIEMKSN, translated from the exons ATGGTATATTTTGTCCAAGGTGTTCTGGGTCTCTCTAGGCTTGCAGTCAGTTTTTACCTAAAAGATGACCTCCATCTGGACCCTGCTGAG ACAGCTGTCATATCTGGTGTCTCATCGTTGCCGTGGCTTGTTAAGCCCCTTTATGGTTTCATCAG TGATTCCATTCCACTTTTTGGGTATCGGAGAAGGTCATATTTGGTTCTTTCCGGACTTCTGGGAGCTCTCTCATGGGTGTTGATGGCCACCTTTGTTGACAGCAAATATGGTGTTGCCTTCTGCATACTTCTTGGATCTCTTTCTGTCGCATTTTCAGATGTT GTTGTGGACTCGATGATAGTGGAAAGGGCTCGTGGTGAATCACAAAGCACGTCAGGATCTCTTCAGTCTTTATGCTGGGGTTCCTCAGCTTTCGGTGGAATTGTGAGTTCCTATTTTAGTGGCTCTTTGGTGGGTACGTACGGTGTTAG GTTTGTCTTTGGACTAACAGCCGTGCTTCCACTGATAACATCTGCAGTTGCTGTTCTTGTTAAAGAGCAGCCAGTTCTTGGCTCAGCTAGAGGGGAGAGTTCTGGGTTTGTTCAAACCTCAAAACATAGTATGATTCAACTTTGGGATACCGTTAAGCAGCCCAATGTATTTCTCCCAACTGTGTTCATTTTCCTATGGCAAGCAACTCCGCATTCTGATTCTGCCATGTTTTACTTCAC GACAAATAGACTTGGTTTTACACCTGAGTTTTTGGGACGTGTGAAGCTTGTAACTTCAGTTGCATCCCTTGTTGGTGTTGGGCTCTATAATGGTTTCTTGAAAAGTGTTCCTTTGCGGAATATATTTCTCGCAACTACTCTCATTGGTACCGCTCTTGGGATGACTCAA GTTTTTCTTGTTACTGGATTAAATCGGCAGTTTGGTATAAGCGATGAGTGGTTTGCTATTGGTGACTCATTGATATTGACAGTTCTCGGTCAG GCATCATTCATGCCGGTTCTAGTACTTGCTGCAAAATTATGTCCTGAGGGCGTGGAAGCAACTCTGTTTGCGACGCTGATGTCCATATGCAACGGTGGGAGTGTTGTTGGGGGACTCATGGGAGCTGGACTTACTCAGCTGTTTGGCGTGACAAAGGACAGTTTCGACAACTTAGCTCCTCTCATAATTCTGTGCAACCTTAGCTCTTTGCTACCACTGCCCCTCCTCGGCCTTCTTCCTCAAGATGCTCCGGATGCCGATGCCAAAGAAAACAGTGACATTGAAATGAAATCTAACTGA
- the LOC140833358 gene encoding uncharacterized protein — protein sequence MDSLATTESINCQGKKADNSRRCWTTPEEDVLIVALKDVISKGYKSENGFRNGYLPLLESAMKSAFSDTDICGHPHITSKIHVWKKNYSSLSSMLAKSGIGWNQTENMLDATNEAWEAQLKVDNIARVM from the exons ATGGATAGCTTAGCAACAACCGAGAGCATTAATTGTCAAGGTAAAAAGGCAGATAATTCGCGTCGTTGTTGGACAACACCTGAGGAAGATGTGCTAATTGTAGCTTTGAAAGATGTAATAAGCAAAGGATATAAAAGTGAAAATGGATTTCGCAATGGCTACTTACCTTTATTGGAATCGGCCATGAAAAGTGCGTTTTCGGATACTGATATATGTGGCCATCCACATATAACTTCCAAAATCCACGTGTGGAAGAAAAACTATAGTTCTTTGTCGTCTATGTTAGCCAAAAGTGGAATTGGGTGGAATCAGACGGAAAACATGCTTGATGCTACAAATGAGGCGTGGGAAGCACAATTGAAG GTTGACAACATTGCACGTGTTATGTGA
- the LOC140833849 gene encoding folate-biopterin transporter 1, chloroplastic isoform X2 has product MATFVDSKYGVAFCILLGSLSVAFSDVVVDSMIVERARGESQSTSGSLQSLCWGSSAFGGIVSSYFSGSLVGTYGVRFVFGLTAVLPLITSAVAVLVKEQPVLGSARGESSGFVQTSKHSMIQLWDTVKQPNVFLPTVFIFLWQATPHSDSAMFYFTTNRLGFTPEFLGRVKLVTSVASLVGVGLYNGFLKSVPLRNIFLATTLIGTALGMTQVFLVTGLNRQFGISDEWFAIGDSLILTVLGQASFMPVLVLAAKLCPEGVEATLFATLMSICNGGSVVGGLMGAGLTQLFGVTKDSFDNLAPLIILCNLSSLLPLPLLGLLPQDAPDADAKENSDIEMKSN; this is encoded by the exons ATGGCCACCTTTGTTGACAGCAAATATGGTGTTGCCTTCTGCATACTTCTTGGATCTCTTTCTGTCGCATTTTCAGATGTT GTTGTGGACTCGATGATAGTGGAAAGGGCTCGTGGTGAATCACAAAGCACGTCAGGATCTCTTCAGTCTTTATGCTGGGGTTCCTCAGCTTTCGGTGGAATTGTGAGTTCCTATTTTAGTGGCTCTTTGGTGGGTACGTACGGTGTTAG GTTTGTCTTTGGACTAACAGCCGTGCTTCCACTGATAACATCTGCAGTTGCTGTTCTTGTTAAAGAGCAGCCAGTTCTTGGCTCAGCTAGAGGGGAGAGTTCTGGGTTTGTTCAAACCTCAAAACATAGTATGATTCAACTTTGGGATACCGTTAAGCAGCCCAATGTATTTCTCCCAACTGTGTTCATTTTCCTATGGCAAGCAACTCCGCATTCTGATTCTGCCATGTTTTACTTCAC GACAAATAGACTTGGTTTTACACCTGAGTTTTTGGGACGTGTGAAGCTTGTAACTTCAGTTGCATCCCTTGTTGGTGTTGGGCTCTATAATGGTTTCTTGAAAAGTGTTCCTTTGCGGAATATATTTCTCGCAACTACTCTCATTGGTACCGCTCTTGGGATGACTCAA GTTTTTCTTGTTACTGGATTAAATCGGCAGTTTGGTATAAGCGATGAGTGGTTTGCTATTGGTGACTCATTGATATTGACAGTTCTCGGTCAG GCATCATTCATGCCGGTTCTAGTACTTGCTGCAAAATTATGTCCTGAGGGCGTGGAAGCAACTCTGTTTGCGACGCTGATGTCCATATGCAACGGTGGGAGTGTTGTTGGGGGACTCATGGGAGCTGGACTTACTCAGCTGTTTGGCGTGACAAAGGACAGTTTCGACAACTTAGCTCCTCTCATAATTCTGTGCAACCTTAGCTCTTTGCTACCACTGCCCCTCCTCGGCCTTCTTCCTCAAGATGCTCCGGATGCCGATGCCAAAGAAAACAGTGACATTGAAATGAAATCTAACTGA